One region of Exiguobacterium acetylicum genomic DNA includes:
- the fliF gene encoding flagellar basal-body MS-ring/collar protein FliF, whose amino-acid sequence MTWKEWSLAKKATILGIIVVVLAALIVAIIWLSKPTMTPLYSKLSPQEAGQVTEKLNEDGIASEVVTEANGVTILVPEANVENLKVELATAGIPKSGQIDYSFFSENAGFGTTDKEMNILERDTMQTELENLITQVNGIESAKVMITLPEKSVFLSDEKESSTVSVVLTSSAGSNLNNQTVQGLYHLIAKSIPNLKEENITIMDQYFTYYEPGSATQTAGGTDPMALKKTTENDLRKQIQQMLSVVLGPQKALVSVTADVDVTKRQEEQKLVEPVDPDKIEGIVTSAEKVAEAYTGSANAGTAGTGQNETTNFPAGTGTTGDTSEKTHDIINYEVNRITKQITGAPYEIRDLGIQIIVEPPKGQNQIDPQLQTDLQTMMYSIIRTSLTKTDAKATLTDAELANKVVVMSRPFAETTTATKTTTATPMWVWFALGGAAILVIGAVILLMRRRRANEIEELEEWTPIETEIPELSTEDTSDGAVKRKQLEKLAASNPDEFAKLLRTWLAED is encoded by the coding sequence ATGACATGGAAAGAATGGTCACTTGCGAAGAAGGCGACGATTTTAGGAATCATCGTCGTCGTTTTAGCGGCGTTGATTGTCGCCATCATCTGGTTATCTAAACCAACGATGACGCCTCTTTATTCAAAGTTATCCCCTCAAGAAGCAGGGCAAGTGACAGAAAAGCTAAATGAAGATGGAATCGCATCGGAAGTCGTCACTGAAGCGAATGGTGTGACGATTCTTGTTCCAGAAGCAAATGTCGAAAACTTAAAAGTCGAATTAGCGACGGCTGGTATACCGAAATCCGGTCAAATCGATTATTCCTTCTTTAGTGAAAATGCTGGATTCGGAACTACGGATAAAGAGATGAATATTCTTGAACGCGATACGATGCAGACGGAACTTGAAAACTTGATCACACAAGTTAACGGGATTGAGTCAGCAAAAGTCATGATCACTCTCCCTGAGAAGAGTGTTTTTCTATCTGATGAAAAGGAATCTTCAACGGTTTCTGTCGTCTTGACTTCTAGCGCAGGGAGTAATCTTAACAATCAAACGGTTCAAGGGCTGTATCATTTGATTGCAAAGAGTATTCCGAACCTTAAAGAAGAAAACATTACGATCATGGATCAGTATTTCACGTATTACGAGCCGGGCTCTGCTACGCAAACAGCGGGTGGAACCGATCCGATGGCGCTGAAGAAAACGACGGAAAACGATTTACGCAAGCAGATTCAGCAGATGCTGTCTGTCGTTCTTGGTCCACAAAAAGCACTCGTATCCGTTACGGCAGATGTCGATGTGACGAAACGTCAGGAAGAACAAAAGCTTGTTGAGCCAGTAGATCCCGATAAAATCGAAGGGATCGTCACGTCAGCTGAAAAAGTAGCAGAAGCGTACACAGGCTCTGCAAATGCTGGTACAGCAGGTACCGGACAAAATGAAACGACGAATTTCCCAGCGGGTACTGGAACAACGGGTGATACGAGTGAAAAAACACACGATATCATCAACTATGAAGTCAATCGAATCACGAAACAAATCACAGGAGCTCCTTACGAAATTCGTGATTTAGGAATTCAAATCATCGTCGAGCCACCAAAAGGTCAGAATCAAATCGATCCACAACTACAAACGGACTTACAGACGATGATGTACTCAATCATCCGGACATCATTAACGAAGACAGATGCGAAAGCAACACTGACGGATGCAGAGCTAGCCAATAAGGTCGTTGTCATGTCTCGACCATTTGCGGAAACGACGACAGCGACGAAAACGACGACGGCAACACCAATGTGGGTATGGTTCGCACTTGGTGGAGCAGCAATCCTCGTCATTGGAGCAGTCATCCTCCTCATGCGTCGACGGAGAGCGAATGAAATCGAAGAACTCGAGGAATGGACACCGATTGAGACGGAAATTCCGGAACTATCAACAGAAGATACGAGCGATGGTGCAGTTAAACGGAAACAGCTTGAAAAACTCGCTGCGTCCAATCCAGATGAGTTTGCGAAATTATTACGTACTTGGTTAGCGGAGGATTGA
- the fliE gene encoding flagellar hook-basal body complex protein FliE yields the protein MAIQPIQNMQMVLPTQTVAKTTPSDFSEVLSEAMNGLNATQHASSQARVDLATGKTTDLHNIMIKTEEASLSMQLALEVRNKGIEAYQEMMRMQL from the coding sequence ATGGCAATTCAACCAATTCAAAACATGCAGATGGTACTACCCACGCAGACGGTCGCTAAGACGACACCAAGTGATTTTAGTGAGGTGCTCAGCGAGGCGATGAACGGACTGAATGCAACGCAACACGCCTCATCTCAAGCGCGCGTCGACCTCGCGACAGGAAAGACGACGGATCTACATAACATCATGATTAAAACAGAAGAGGCATCGCTTTCTATGCAACTCGCCCTTGAAGTCCGCAACAAAGGCATCGAAGCATACCAAGAAATGATGCGTATGCAACTGTGA
- the flgC gene encoding flagellar basal body rod protein FlgC — translation MSMFNGFHTSASGLTAQRLRLDTVSANIANAQTTRGELVNGQWQPYARKLAVLKETANGVTVSELKKDPEPFKLEYNPTHPDADELGYVKMPNVDILKEMVDMMGATRSYEANVTALNATKAMLVKAMEIGK, via the coding sequence ATGAGTATGTTCAACGGATTCCATACGTCTGCATCTGGGTTGACTGCCCAGCGTTTGCGGCTTGATACGGTCTCAGCAAACATCGCGAATGCTCAAACGACACGAGGTGAACTCGTTAATGGACAGTGGCAACCGTACGCGAGAAAACTCGCTGTGTTGAAAGAGACTGCCAATGGTGTCACGGTCAGTGAATTGAAGAAAGATCCAGAACCATTCAAATTAGAATATAATCCGACGCATCCAGATGCGGATGAGCTCGGGTACGTCAAGATGCCTAATGTCGATATCTTAAAAGAAATGGTCGACATGATGGGCGCGACACGCTCTTACGAAGCGAATGTAACGGCCTTGAACGCGACAAAAGCGATGCTCGTCAAAGCGATGGAGATCGGTAAATAA
- the flgB gene encoding flagellar basal body rod protein FlgB: MNWLGSDYNVMTQAVNRTVMAQEVIAKNIANVDTPGYKAKRVTFGDVLDSEMKMSLKRHATIGTSGSIVDRPNTMRNDGNGVDIDLEMSELSRNQIEYEALVEQLNRKFSGIQSVIRGGK, translated from the coding sequence ATGAATTGGTTAGGATCTGACTATAACGTAATGACACAAGCCGTCAATCGAACGGTCATGGCACAGGAAGTCATCGCTAAAAACATCGCGAATGTCGATACGCCTGGGTATAAAGCAAAGCGTGTCACGTTTGGAGATGTTCTCGATTCAGAGATGAAAATGAGTTTAAAGCGACATGCAACAATCGGAACTTCTGGCAGCATCGTTGATCGACCAAATACGATGCGTAACGATGGAAACGGTGTCGATATCGATCTTGAGATGTCTGAATTATCACGCAACCAAATTGAGTATGAGGCGTTGGTCGAACAGCTGAATCGTAAATTCTCAGGTATTCAGTCTGTCATCCGAGGAGGAAAGTAA
- the codY gene encoding GTP-sensing pleiotropic transcriptional regulator CodY yields MNLLAKTRKLNTMLQQEASTHVDFKVMADRLSEVMESNTFIVSRRGKLLGIAIKQQIENDRVRGFLEERQFPEDYTKKLFNVTETTANIAIDSEHTAFPVDNRDTFETSKTTIVPIIGGGERLGTLVLGRMVEDFNEEDLVLAEYGATVVGMEILREKAHEAEDKARKKAVVQMAINSLSYSELEAIEHIFEELEGNEGLLVASKIADRVGITRSVIVNALRKLESAGVIESRSLGMKGTYIKILNDNFLYELERIKSN; encoded by the coding sequence ATGAATTTATTGGCGAAAACGCGGAAGCTGAATACGATGTTACAACAAGAAGCGAGCACACATGTTGATTTCAAGGTCATGGCTGATCGACTCAGCGAAGTCATGGAATCGAACACATTCATCGTAAGTCGGCGCGGTAAGTTACTAGGTATCGCAATCAAGCAACAAATCGAAAATGACCGGGTCCGTGGTTTCTTAGAAGAACGTCAATTCCCGGAAGATTATACGAAAAAACTATTTAACGTTACGGAAACGACGGCAAACATTGCCATCGATAGTGAACACACGGCATTCCCGGTCGACAACCGCGATACGTTCGAAACGTCGAAAACGACGATCGTGCCAATCATTGGTGGTGGCGAGCGCCTTGGTACGCTTGTCCTCGGTCGTATGGTCGAAGACTTTAACGAAGAAGACCTTGTACTTGCGGAGTACGGCGCAACAGTCGTCGGGATGGAGATTCTTCGTGAAAAGGCTCATGAGGCGGAAGATAAAGCACGCAAGAAAGCGGTCGTTCAGATGGCGATCAATTCATTGTCTTATTCGGAACTTGAAGCGATTGAGCATATCTTCGAAGAGCTGGAAGGAAATGAAGGACTACTCGTCGCTTCAAAGATTGCCGATCGCGTCGGTATCACGCGTTCCGTCATCGTCAACGCGCTTCGTAAACTCGAAAGTGCAGGCGTCATCGAGTCACGTTCACTCGGAATGAAGGGAACATACATCAAAATCTTAAACGACAACTTCCTTTATGAACTAGAGCGAATTAAATCGAACTAA
- the hslU gene encoding ATP-dependent protease ATPase subunit HslU, which translates to MHELTPRQIVEKLNEHVIGQADAKRAVAIALRNRYRRQLLDASMRDEVTPKNILMIGPTGVGKTEIARRLAKLVRAPFVKIEATKFTEVGYVGRDVESMVRDLVEASLRLVKDEKKEALKDRAEAVANERIVDALSGKKASSGLGGGTNPFEMLFGGNQKQQEPDTSEATADRSLLRQQLLTGQLEDRMIEVDVEERQVDLFSGQQGMEGLANLQDMLGQVMPKKTKKRQLTVKEARPILTAEEAERLLDLNEVHDEAVRRAEQMGIIFVDEIDKIATKGHDSAGVSREGVQRDILPIVEGSTIVTKYGPVKTDHILFIAAGAFHMAKPSDLIPELQGRFPIRVELDSLTEDDFVKILTEPNQALLKQYKALLGAEHVHVTFTEEAIREIARIAAQVNDETDNIGARRLYTIMERVLEELSFEAADMPETDVTITPQYVTERVGKVADDRDLSQFIL; encoded by the coding sequence ATGCATGAATTGACGCCAAGACAAATCGTCGAGAAGTTAAATGAACATGTCATCGGACAAGCGGATGCTAAACGTGCGGTGGCGATTGCTTTACGTAATCGGTACCGTCGACAATTACTCGATGCATCGATGCGGGATGAAGTCACACCGAAGAACATCCTGATGATCGGACCTACCGGGGTCGGAAAAACAGAGATTGCGCGACGTCTTGCGAAACTCGTCCGTGCGCCGTTCGTCAAAATCGAAGCGACGAAGTTCACGGAAGTAGGGTACGTCGGTCGTGATGTGGAGTCAATGGTGCGGGATCTTGTGGAAGCGTCTCTACGTCTTGTCAAAGATGAGAAAAAGGAAGCGCTCAAAGATCGAGCGGAAGCAGTGGCAAACGAACGAATCGTTGATGCGTTGTCTGGTAAAAAAGCGTCATCTGGTCTCGGTGGTGGAACGAATCCGTTTGAGATGTTGTTCGGCGGGAACCAGAAGCAACAAGAGCCGGATACATCGGAAGCGACAGCCGACCGTTCGTTACTTCGTCAGCAATTACTGACAGGGCAACTCGAGGATCGAATGATTGAGGTTGATGTCGAAGAACGTCAAGTGGATTTATTCTCTGGACAACAAGGTATGGAGGGGCTCGCGAATCTTCAGGATATGCTCGGACAAGTCATGCCGAAGAAAACGAAGAAGCGTCAGCTCACAGTCAAGGAGGCGCGTCCGATTTTGACAGCGGAAGAAGCGGAACGGTTGCTCGACTTGAACGAAGTCCATGACGAAGCGGTCCGTCGCGCAGAACAGATGGGTATCATCTTCGTCGATGAGATCGATAAGATTGCGACAAAAGGACATGATTCAGCTGGTGTTTCACGAGAGGGTGTTCAACGAGACATCTTACCAATCGTTGAAGGATCGACGATCGTTACTAAATATGGTCCAGTCAAGACGGATCACATCTTGTTCATCGCTGCGGGTGCATTCCATATGGCGAAACCATCTGATCTGATTCCTGAACTCCAAGGTCGTTTTCCGATCCGTGTCGAACTCGACAGTTTGACAGAAGATGACTTTGTTAAGATTTTAACTGAACCGAATCAAGCATTACTCAAACAATATAAAGCATTATTAGGGGCAGAGCACGTTCATGTCACCTTTACAGAAGAAGCCATTCGTGAAATCGCACGGATTGCTGCACAGGTAAACGATGAGACGGATAATATTGGAGCACGACGCTTGTATACGATCATGGAGCGCGTCCTTGAAGAATTATCCTTCGAAGCAGCAGACATGCCAGAGACGGATGTGACGATTACGCCACAATACGTGACGGAACGAGTTGGAAAAGTAGCAGATGATCGAGACTTAAGTCAGTTCATCTTATAA
- the hslV gene encoding ATP-dependent protease subunit HslV gives MFHATTIFAIQHNGQSAMSGDGQVTFGNQVIMKKSAKKVRRLYGGKVIAGFAGSVADAFTLFEKFEAKLEMYNGNLQRAAVELAKEWRGDKMLRQLEALLLVMDGTHLLLVSGNGEVIEPDDGILAIGSGGNYALAAGRALARHASHLTAEEIARAALETAGELCVFTNDQIILETIGGNDHA, from the coding sequence ATGTTTCATGCAACGACGATTTTTGCGATTCAACATAACGGACAATCCGCGATGAGCGGAGACGGACAGGTGACTTTCGGAAACCAAGTCATCATGAAGAAAAGTGCGAAAAAAGTACGGCGCCTCTATGGTGGCAAAGTCATTGCCGGATTTGCTGGAAGTGTCGCGGATGCGTTCACACTCTTTGAAAAATTCGAAGCGAAGCTTGAAATGTATAACGGGAACTTACAACGGGCAGCAGTTGAGCTGGCGAAGGAATGGCGAGGCGATAAGATGTTGCGTCAACTAGAAGCACTCTTACTCGTCATGGATGGAACACATCTCTTACTTGTATCCGGAAACGGGGAAGTCATCGAACCGGATGACGGCATTCTCGCAATCGGTTCAGGTGGTAATTATGCGCTTGCAGCAGGTCGCGCGTTAGCTCGACATGCAAGTCATCTCACAGCAGAGGAGATCGCCCGCGCAGCTCTTGAGACGGCTGGTGAACTCTGTGTCTTTACGAACGATCAAATCATCCTAGAAACGATCGGAGGCAATGACCATGCATGA
- a CDS encoding tyrosine recombinase XerC, which translates to MKWSEGGAFMGIDTAFERLLEDFMRYVHIERQLSPNTGRSYDQTLRQYAAFCRDHQLRSIELASARRYLYALYDQELARATIAQKVSCLKQFGRFLTRDTDEPNPFDGLKAPKRQQGLPTFLVPTEYERFLDAFRSSDTLGNRNVALVELLYATGMRVSEVVQLDLRDLATDHSYVHVYGKGGKERISPIGTFAKDALELYLPSRDPIAGHEQALFLSHSGRRLTTDAIRKIMKKGEQLVGKHVTPHALRHSFATDLLERGADLRAVQELLGHASLSTTGQYTHVTTERLRHVYQQAHPRA; encoded by the coding sequence ATGAAATGGTCAGAAGGGGGCGCATTCATGGGGATAGACACTGCTTTTGAGCGACTGCTAGAAGATTTCATGCGGTATGTTCATATTGAACGTCAATTATCTCCGAATACAGGTCGCTCTTATGATCAAACACTTCGACAATACGCCGCTTTTTGCCGCGATCATCAGCTACGATCGATTGAATTGGCAAGTGCACGGCGTTATTTGTATGCTCTTTACGATCAGGAGCTGGCGCGGGCGACGATTGCACAAAAAGTTTCCTGCCTCAAACAATTTGGTCGTTTTTTGACACGTGACACCGATGAGCCTAATCCCTTCGATGGATTAAAAGCACCAAAACGACAACAAGGACTTCCGACATTCCTCGTCCCAACGGAATATGAACGTTTCCTCGATGCCTTTCGATCGAGTGATACGCTTGGTAACCGGAATGTGGCGTTAGTAGAACTTTTATATGCGACGGGTATGCGGGTCAGCGAGGTCGTTCAACTAGATCTTCGTGATCTCGCGACTGATCACTCCTACGTTCATGTGTATGGAAAAGGTGGGAAGGAACGCATCTCACCAATCGGAACCTTTGCTAAAGATGCATTAGAACTGTACTTACCATCACGAGATCCAATCGCAGGTCATGAGCAAGCGTTGTTCTTGTCTCATTCAGGGCGTCGATTGACGACGGATGCGATTCGGAAAATCATGAAAAAAGGGGAACAACTCGTTGGGAAACATGTGACACCACATGCGCTTCGTCATAGTTTCGCGACAGATTTACTGGAAAGAGGCGCCGATTTGCGAGCGGTCCAGGAGTTACTTGGACACGCATCTCTGTCGACGACTGGTCAGTATACACACGTAACGACGGAACGATTACGACATGTTTATCAACAAGCACATCCTCGTGCCTAA